The proteins below come from a single Falco rusticolus isolate bFalRus1 chromosome 8, bFalRus1.pri, whole genome shotgun sequence genomic window:
- the EGR1 gene encoding early growth response protein 1 has protein sequence MAAAKAEMQLLPPLQIADPFGAFPHSPPAMDTHYPKLEEMMLLSGGGPQFLAPPGAPESAGFGAAGEPGEQHFEHLAADTFPEMSLNNEKALPETSYPNQTTRLPPITYTGRFSLEPAPNSSNTLWPEPLFSLVSGLVGMANAPPTSTPSSSSPSSSAQSPPLSCSVQASENSPIYSAAPTFPSSSSDIFPEPQTQSFPNPSGAPIQYPPPAYPTAKANFQVPMIPDYLFPQQQGEISLVPTDQKPFPTLETRAQQPSLTPLSTIKAFATQTGSQELKTLNTNYQSQLIKPSRMRKYPNRPSKTPPHERPYACPVESCDRRFSRSDELTRHIRIHTGQKPFQCRICMRNFSRSDHLTTHIRTHTGEKPFACDICGRKFARSDERKRHTKIHLRQKDKKVEKAAPVSTASPIPAYSSSVTTSYPSSIATTYPSPVRTVYSSPAPSSYPSPAHTTFPSPSIATTYPSGTATFQTQVATSFSSPGVTNNFSSQVTSTLSDMTSAFSPRTIEIC, from the exons ATGGCCGCGGCCAAGGCGGAGATGCAGCTCCTGCCCCCGCTGCAGATCGCCGACCCCTTCGGCGCCTTCCCGCACTCGCCCCCCGCCATGGACACGCACTACCCCAAGCTGGAGGAGATGATGCTGCTCAGCGGCGGGGGGCCGCAGTTCCTCGCCCCCCCTGGGGCGCCCGAAAGCGCGGGCTTCGGCGCCGCCGGCGAGCCCGGGGAGCAGCACTTCGAGCACCTGGCAGCAG ACACTTTCCCCGAGATGTCCCTCAACAACGAGAAAGCCCTGCCAGAAACCAGCTATCCCAACCAAACGACGCGGCTGCCGCCCATAACCTACACCGGGCGCTTCTCCCTGGAGCCGGCCCCCAACAGCAGCAACACCCTGTGGCCAGAGCCCCTCTTCAGCCTCGTCAGCGGGCTGGTGGGCATGGCGAACGCACCCCCCACCTCTACGCCTTCTTCGTCGTCGCCGTCCTCCTCCGCGCAGAGTCCCCCTCTGAGCTGCTCTGTCCAAGCCAGCGAGAACAGCCCCATCTACTCAGCCGCACCGACTTTTCCCAGTTCCAGCTCTGACATTTTCCCTGAACCACAAACCCAGTCCTTTCCCAACCCCTCTGGAGCCCCCATCCAGTACCCACCTCCAGCTTACCCGACTGCTAAAGCCAACTTCCAGGTGCCAATGATCCCGGATTACCTGTTCCCGCAGCAGCAGGGTGAGATCAGCCTTGTTCCAACCGACCAGAAGCCCTTCCCAACCTTGGAGAccagagcacagcagccttCCCTCACACCGCTGTCCACCATCAAGGCGTTCGCCACCCAGACTGGCTCCCAAGAGCTGAAGACCCTCAACACTAACTATCAGTCCCAGCTGATCAAGCCCAGCAGGATGAGGAAATACCCAAACCGTCCCAGCAAGACCCCTCCTCATGAGCGACCCTACGCCTGCCCGGTGGAGTCCTGTGACCGGCGGTTTTCACGGTCCGACGAGCTAACGCGGCACATCCGCATCCACACGGGACAGAAGCCTTTCCAGTGCCGCATCTGCATGCGGAACTTCAGCAGGAGCGACCACTTGACTACACACATCCGCACGCACACAGGAGAGAAGCCATTTGCCTGTGACATTTGTGGCAGAAAGTTTGCCAGAAGCGATGAGAGGAAGAGACACACTAAAATCCACCTAAGGcagaaggacaagaaggtggAAAAGGCAGCTCCTGTCTCCACTGCTTCTCCCATTCCTGCCTACTCATCCTCTGTGACTACGTCCTACCCTTCATCCATTGCCACCACTTACCCCTCGCCAGTGCGCACAGTGTattcctcccctgctccctctTCCTACCCCTCCCCTGCACACACCACATTCCCGTCTCCCTCTATAGCGACCACTTACCCCTCTGGCACTGCCACTTTTCAGACCCAAGTGGCCACCTCCTTCTCATCTCCAGGGGTCACCAACAATTTCAGCTCACAGGTGACCTCAACACTTTCAGACATGACGTCAGCCTTTTCCCCAAGGACAATTGAGATTTGCTGA